One bacterium genomic window, CGATCGGCGGCGCCTCGGGACGGACGCTGGGTTGGGTCATCATGGGGTATGCGCTGGTTCGGCTGGCGCTCGGCTGGCTGTCTGATCGCGGGAAGTCGCGAATTTGACAAAGGCGGTGAGAGCCATGGCGGAGAATCCGCTTGACTCGAGGTGCAAAATCGGGAAAAATACAGGTCTTATGTACGCCGGGGGTCCAAGGGGTCATAGCGTGAAGGCGTTGAAGCACATGGCCCGGAGTCTGTGCCTTGCCATCCTCGTGTTCGCGACGGCTCTGACGGCGTGGGCGGTCAAGTCCGATCTGGTGCCTGTCCGGGCCGCGGTTGAGGCCGGCGACTACGACAAGGCCATGGAGCTGCTCCAGCCGCTCATGAATTCCGGAGAGCAGTCGGGCGAGGCCTACTATCTCCTGGGCGTCATCCACTATGGCAAGGGGCAGTGGGCCGAGGCCGAGAAGGCGTTGGCCGAGGCGGTCACCAAGAAGCGCTACGATGATCACGAGGCGCTGGTGGCCTACGGCAAGGCCCTCATCAAGGCCGGCAAGCCCACCGAAGTCGCCCCGCTGCTTGAAAAACCGGTCGCCAAGACCAAGGACCCCAAGAAGGCCGCCGCCCTCAAGTATGTCCTTGGGCTGGCCGAGATGGCCAACGGCAACTACTCCAAAGCGCAGGAATGGCTTCTGGGCGCGCGTGTCGACGATGAGGAGAACCTCGTCTACCGCGAAGCGCTGGGCGACGCCTACCAGAAGGGCCAGATCTACCCCTTGGCCAAAAGCGAGTACGAAGCGGTGCTGGCTGCCGACTCGACCCGCGTCGATTTGATGTTTCGGATTGCGCAGACCGCCTACCAACAGAAGCAGCTGAGCGAGGCGCGGCCGCTGCTCATTGAAGTCCTCAAGCGCGACTCGACCTTCGAGGAGGCCTACTTCCTTCTGGCCAACATCTACATGATCGCGGCGCAGAGCAAATCGGGTGGCGACCCCGTTTCGCAATACAAGGCGGCGCTTTCGTTGTATCGAAAGGTGCGCGAGGTCGATCCCGAGGTGAATCCGGTTCTGGTCGCCAAGAACATTGCCACCGTCTACTACCTGCTCAACGCCCACGATTCAGCCATTGTGGAGTTGCAGAACGCCATCAACACCGGCGCGAAGGACCCCGAACTGTATTTCTACCTCGGCCGGTCGAACATGCTGCTCAACAACTACCAGGCCGCCATCGATGCCTTCGTGAAGTATCGCGAGCTGCGCGAGGCCGAGGATCCGCCCTACCAGTGGACCAAGTCCGACGCCGAGTTGTTCTGGCGCACCGCCGTCTGCATGGAGGCGCTGAAGGACACCAGTCTCGCGCTGCAAATCGCCGAGAACTACCGACGGGCCGCCGAGCTGGACCCGGAAGACACTCGTTCTGTCGGCGGGCAGGCGATGGCTCTCTACAACGCCGGTCGCTATCCGGAAGCCGCGGTCGAGTTTGAGAAACTGGTTCAATCTTCGCCGAACGATCCGCGCGTCCTGTTTAACGCGTCATTGCCCTACCTGAAGATGGAGAACAGTGGCCGCGCGGTGGAGCTTTTGCTGAAGGCCGCCGAGGTCGACACCTCCGCGGAGGCCTCCTACCGCGCCCGCGCCTACAAAATTGCCGGGCCGATCCTGATCCGGCTGAGCCGGCCGGCCGAGGCGCAGAAGTGCTATCGCTGGCTGGTCGAGCGCGAGCCCGATGTCTGCGACCATCGCCAGTGGTATGGCTTCAGCCTGTTCTCCACCCGGGATTACATCGCCGCGTTGCCGCACCTGAAGCGCGCCTACGAGTGCCTCAAGAGCAAGCCGGAGTGCGACAAGCAGCTCAATGAGGTGCGGTGGTGGTACAGCTACGCGCTCAATGAGAACGGTCAGAAAGAAGAAGCCTATAAACTCCTCGAATTGGTCGTCAAGTGCTCGCCCCAGCATGCGGACGCCAAGAGCCTGATGAACCGGATCGACGAGGAGACGGTCGAGTAGTCCCGGGTCGGAGGAATTCCCCTCCCGGACCCGCCTTCACCACGGATAGAGGACATGGCCCAACCCACGGAGACGCCGCGCAGCGACGGCGGCATTAAAATGGAAGACCGCTACCGTTATATCGGTTTCCAGGTCTTTCCGAAGAAAATTGAGCCCTTCTGGAAATCGGAGGCCGAAGCGCAGCAGTATGTCGCTAAGGTCAAGACCGGGCTGGGCGAGTCGGTGCTCTACCGGGAGTCGTCGCTTCTGGAGCAGGAAGCAATGGGCAAGATCGACCGCTGGGTGTTGTCGGCTGCCGGGGCCCTCATGGTTCTGACCGTGGCATTGCCTTGGGTGGGGTACCGGACCAGCGCGGGGACGGATTTTTCGATGTACTGGCCGGACGCGCTTGGGGCGCTGTTGGGCGGGCTCGGCACCGCGTTTTCCGCCGGGCTGGCGGTCGGTCTGTCGGCGTTGCTGGCGCTGGTGGTCATGCTCGGCGCCCCGGTGCTCGGCGCCTGGACGGTGGTCATGGTCTGGCGCAAGGCCCGGACGCCTGAGCAATACTTGATCGGGCTGCGCACGCCGTTGAAGCTGTCGTACTATGTCTTCTTTGCCGGCGTATTGATCTTTCTGCTTTCGCTGATCGGCGGGCACATCCCGGGGTTTGAGTCCTGGGGATTGATCGAGGGGCCGGAGAAATACAACACCGCGGCGCTCTTCATGGTCCTTTCGCTGGGGGGCTATCTGGCCGTGGCCGGCGCGCTGATCTGCGCCGTCAAATCGGGAGATCTCTAAAACCATCCGGACAGCAGGGTTCGTCCGGAGAGACGGGGAATATTCAGACAAGGCGTCGGTGATCGGCCTTCGACTCACATGGCGCCGGATGGTTCATCCGTAAGGAGGAGAGTGTGAAGCAGGGGTTGTTTGTGACCGTGGTCCTGGTCGTTGCCCTGGCCACCGGTTTCATCATCTGGAGCCAGCTGCCGGCCTATCTGAAGGAAGGCGGCCCGCTGGTGGCGATTCTCATCGCGTTGGCGGTCATGCTGGTGGCGTTCATTCTCGAGCGTCTGTTCACCCTGCGCAAGGCGCGCGGGCAGATGTCGATCCAGGCGTTCTTCAAGAAAGTGGTCGAATCGTTGTCGGCCGGCGACTTCAAGGCCGCCATGGCCGCTTGCGACAAGCAGCGCGGCTCGTGCGCCAACGTGCTCCGCGCCGGTGTGGAGCGCTACACCCAGGTCAAGGATGACCGGACACTGAACACCGACAAGCGCATCGAAGAGACCCAGCGCGCCATCGAGGAGGCCAACGCCCTCGAGGTGCCGCTTCTGGAGCGCAACCTGATCGCGCTGTCGACCATCGCCTCGATCGCCACCATGGTGGGTCTGTTGGGCACGACGATCGGCATGATCCGCGCGTTCAACGCCACCGGCCACGCCGCGGGCGGCGTCATCGACGCCACCTCGCTGGCGACCGGTATCTCCGAGGCGCTGGTCAACACAGCCGGCGGCCTGTTCAACGCGATCATCGGCATCGTGGCGTACAACTTCTTCGTCAACAAGGTGGATAGCTTCAATTACACGATCGACGAAGCGTCCTATGAGGTCGTCCAGCTTCTCAAGGCGCGCGAGGCGCGTGGGGCGGGTAACTAAGTCATGCTGAAAAAGAGCAAACGGCGGGTGGGCGTCGTCATCGACATGACGCCGATGGTCGATATCGCCTTCCTGCTGTTGATCTTCTACATGACGACCACGCAGTTCAAGCCGCCGGAGCAGAAGTCGGTGGTGCTGCCGATGTCGTCATCGCAGCGCGACCTGCCGAAGAAGAACTTCATCACCATCACCGTGACCAAGGACGACTCGGTCTATGTCGACTTGATCATGATGACCAAGAAGTTCGACCCGCAGGTGGGCGACTCGATCGAAGTGCCGTCGCGCGAGTACTCGGTGGCCACGCCCGAAGGCGTCGCGACCGAGATTCAGCGGATGCGCGCCGAAGCGCTCAAGCGCCGGATCGGCAATCCGTTCCTCGTGCTCAAGGCGGACAAGGATTGCTCCTTCGGCACGATTGACAAGGTCATGAAGTCGATGCAGGCGGAGAACTTGACCAGTTTCCAGGTTGTCACCGACCTGGATCCGTCGGTCAATCGTCGCGCCGTAAACACCGGCTCTTAGTCCATGCAGCCGGGATGATCGGCCCGGCTTGCGTGTATAAACCATTGGGACCGTGGACGGTCCCCCAGTGAGGCCCGACAATGGGTGCCGTTGATGTCGCCGCGCCAAGTGGCGGCAAACAAAAGAAGGGATTGCGACGTCCCAAGCGCCGTATCGGCATTCGCATCGATATGACGCCGATGGTCGACATCGCGTTTCTGTTGCTCATCTTCTACATGGTCTCCACGATCTTTGCCGAGCCGCAGGCGATGGAAATCAACCTGCCGCCCAAGGAAGCCGAAGAGACGGAGATCAAGACCAAGCAGTCCGAACTGCTGACGCTGCGCGTCTCCCGTATCGGCGACGAAGATCGCATCTTCTGGTCGATGGGCACCGAGAAACCCGACACCGTCTCGCTGGCCGGGCTGCCGCAGTTGCTGCAGTCAAAGGTGCGCGAGATCCCGGGCCTGATCACGGTGGTAAAGATCCACAAGGACGCGAAATACAACAGCATGGTCGGCGTGCTGGACCGCATCGAACTGGTGGAGTACCGCTTCCGCGAGGCGCAAAAACTCGCCAAGGAGCGCGGCCAGCTCCCCCCGGACGAGAAGGAGTTCTCCTACAAGTTTTCGATGGCGCCTTGGACCCGTCTGGACACCAAGATGATCGCCGAAGTGACGGGCCAGACCGCCCCGGAGGAGGGATCCTAAGTGAACAATCCGTCAACCGGAACGATCACGCACACCTGGTATGGCGCGTTTGAGCTGAAGCGCCTTTACCAGCGCCATCTCGGGCTGGGCGTGATGTGGGCGTCGCTGTTCTGCCTGGCGCTCATGGGGCTCTTCCTCTTCTACCAGTGGATGAAGGCGCGCGCCAACGACGATATCGTCGCGCAGAGCGTGGTGATTCGTTCGCTGTCCGAAATTGCGCCGCCGCCTTCGCTGACCGCCGCCAAGCCGCAGCTGAGCGTGGCCGAGCCCAATATCGCCCCGCCGTCGATCGGTATTCCGACCCCGGTGCCCGACGAGGAAGTGGTGGAGGAAGTGCGGTTTGCCACCCGCGAGGAGCTGGCGCAACTGTCCGCCCCGATCGTCAGCGCCGATGACGGCAGCGGCGGTTCGGATGTCGTCGTCGATATCCCGCTGGAGGATTACTTCCCGGCTCCCGATGAGTTCGTCGCGGTGCAGGAAATGCCCACGCTGATCAAGGAAGAAAAGCCGGTGTACCCGGAAGTGGCGCTGTTGACCAACCGCGAGGCCACCGTCTGGGTCAAGGCCCTGGTCGACAAGGAAGGCAAAGTCCGCGAGGCCCGGATCGCCAAGTCGTCGGGGATGAACGTCGGTTTCGATGAGGCGGCGCTGGAGGCGGCCTACAAGAACATCTATAAGCCGGCCATCCAGAACGGCCGCCCGGTTGCCATCTGGGTCACGTACCCGGTGGAATTCAAACTGAAGTAACTGGCTCCGAACATGAAGCGCTCGTGCCCTGCGGGCGCGGGCGCTTTTGCCTGCCCTCCGGACGTTTACGCCGGATTCCTCACCTCCGGATTGCGATCTAAATCGACAGCGGTCCGCGCCGCGCGGACCCGGATTGGGGGTGCGTTATGGCCAACACATTGATTGGCACCAGGCCCGACTATGGCGCCTGGGAACTGAAGCGCGTCAATCAGCGTCACATGCTCCTGGCGACAGTGCTGGCGGTGACCGTGTATGCCGGCGCGTTCGCGGGGATGTTGCTTTATCGCTATCTGGCGATTGGCGAGAAGGCGGCGACCATCCCTCCGGACACGGGGACGATCACTGTCGACATGTTTCCGACTCCGACGATGGTGCATCGGTCGCCCGTGTTGGCATCAGCGCCCCAGGCCGCCCTGCCCACCATCGGCATCCCGGTCCCGGCGCCCGACGAACAGGTGACCGAGGCGGTGCGTTTCCCGACCCAAGCCGAACTGACCGAACTGTCGATGGGCAATCTGCCGGCCGGGATGAACGATGGAGCGATTGTGCTCGACTCCGTCGCGGTGAACCTGGGAGACTACATCCCGGAGCCGGGCGAGTTTGTCGCCGTCGAGGAGCTTCCGCGGCTTGTCCATGTCGAGCCGGCGATCTATCCCGAGATGGCGCGTCTGACCGGGCGCGAGGGGTCGGTCACGGTCCTGGCACTGGTGGGCATCGACGGCACGGTGCGCCGGGTGCGGATCGCGAAGTCATCCGGTACCAGCGTCGGCTTTGACGAAGCCGCGGTGGCGGCGGTCTCCCAGTATCGCTTCCGCCCGGCGATCCAAAACGGCCGGCCGGTGAACGTCTGGGTCTCGCAGCGGATTGATTTCAAACTGCATTGAATGAACGGTCAACCAACAAACCCCCGCCTCACGGGGGTTCTTTGTGTTCAGGCCACGTGATTGACTTGAGCGTGACCGTCGGGTTGCACTTTGGATTGACCCGACCGGCATGGCCGCGCCGCCCATCGTTGTTGTGCGGGCCGTGGTGATTAACTCAATGCGCAAGGCCACGGGTCAAGCGCCGACATGAGTGTGCACTTGCCTTGGTCACCCTGTCCGGCAAAGCTGGCGAGGCAGGCCGATCCCATCGCATCGATGAGACCGGCCGAAGGGATTGCCCGCGCTGGAGCGGTTCCGGCAAAGACATGTGCTTTTCCGGATCGACCGTGTTAAGCTGCCCATAGTATATTGCCCGGAACGGCATTGCTTACGCAACCGGCATACGAGCATCAGCACGCCCCGGGATCCTGGATCAATGGCGCATCTTTTTCCATCGCGGTTGAGTGAGCGTTTCTCGGCCAGCCGGTCCGCGGCGGAGAGAATGGTGTTTGAGAAGTGCCAACGCGAATTGGATGGCGACCTCCATGTATTCCACGACCTGGCTTGGGACGATCCATCCCTTCAGGAGAGCAAGACGGCCGGGCAGATCGATTTTGTCGTTGTTCATCCCCTGCGAGGCATCATTTGTCTGGAAGTGAAAGGAGGGCGATGCCGCTATCACGCTGACACGCGCACCTGGGAGACCATGGACCGTGATGATCGGACCGTCGAGATCGCCGATCCATTCGATCAGGCGCGTGTTGCCGCGCGCGTGCTGGTCAAACTCCTCCAGCGACAACCGGCCCTCAAAGGCCAATTCATACCGGTGGCGAGCGCGGTCGCATTTCCGGACTGTGTGCTGCCCCGGGACCGCGCATTGCGCGCCGACATACAGAAATGGCAGATTCTGAATCAGGACGACCTCTTCGATCTGGGGACAGCGATTGACCGTGTTCTTGACGGCGCGTTCTCCCGAAACGTCATGCGGCGCGATCACGGACTCCGACTTGTCGAGGGCGTGAAGGCTTTGTTTGGAACCAGGGATATCGAAGGGCATGCCCCCCTCGCATCCCGGATTCGCGCGGCCGAGGAGCGATTGGTGCGTCTGACCGAGCAGCAGAAGAGGATTCTCGATGCCCTGCGGCTGCAGCGACGGCTCCTCATCAGGGGGTGTGCGGGCTCCGGCAAAACGATCCTGGCGGTCCACAAGGCGCGTTGTCTGGCCGAAGAGGGAAAGCGCGTGCTGCTGACCTGCTTCAACATCCCGCTCGGTCACCATCTGCGCCGGATGACCTCGGACCACGAGGGCATTATCGCCGGCCCCTTCCTGGAGTTATGTGTCAATTGGTTGCGGGAGGGCGGCGAGGTGGAGGCGCATGCGCACGACGACGAATGGTGGTCAAGCACCCTGCCGTCGCTGGTGGCCGACCGGCTAAATCAGATTCCCTTCAGATTCGATGCCATTGTGGTGGATGAGGGGCAGGACTTCAGGGAAGCGCACTGGACGTTAATCGAGCTGCTGCTCAGTGACCCGGACGGCGGCGCGCTGATCGTGTTTGCCGACCAGGGCCAGAACATCTACTCCGGCTGGGACAAGTATCCGATGATGCCGGCCCCGGTCATTCTTGATCGCAATGTTCGCAACACTGATCCGGTGTTTGCGATCGTAAAGCCGCTGTGTCCTCCCGGGGTGGACATGCTGTCCAGCGGCGTGGAAGGACCCGTGCCCCGGTTGGTGAGATACTCCGACAATGGTCACATGTTGACGATGATCGAAGCCGTGCTGAGCGAGCTGGTCAGGGAGTCTGTATCGATATCGGATGTTGTCGTTCTGGGCACGAGGGGCCAGGCGAGGACGGCGCTGAAGTACGGATCGAAGATCGGGCCGTTCACGCTTGTATCGGAGCGACGTGATTCGCGCGACCTCCTGGCGATGACCGTCCAGCGTTTCAAAGGGCTTGAACGCCGGGCGGTGATTGTCTGCGAGCTTGACAGCGCGCAAAAAGTCGACGATCTCCTCTATGTCGCGGCGACCCGCTCCTCAGCGCTTCTGTACATACTGGCGACTGATGAGGCATACCGACGACTCTGCCGTCTGCCGCTCAGGCAGAGTGACATCCAGGCCTGAACCGGCGGAGGCCCGTCGCGAAAGGCGGGAGAATCTCCGTGCCAATGACGGAAGCGAGAACGTCCGGCCTCCCGTAACGTTTGGGAGGGAGAGCTCTCACAGGCGATCCGCCGTGCCGATTACAACACATGCTTCGTATCCGCGCGGGCGCATGCCTGCAGGTGCGGGGTTGACTTGAGCAAAACTGTCGGGTTCCTTATCAGTCTGTCTTGGAATCCGACAAAGAGAGTATCATGCCGACCAAACGATTGAACAGTGTGCTTGAGGCCATCGGCTGGACCCCGATGATCCCGCTACACCGCGTGGCCTC contains:
- a CDS encoding biopolymer transporter ExbD; its protein translation is MLKKSKRRVGVVIDMTPMVDIAFLLLIFYMTTTQFKPPEQKSVVLPMSSSQRDLPKKNFITITVTKDDSVYVDLIMMTKKFDPQVGDSIEVPSREYSVATPEGVATEIQRMRAEALKRRIGNPFLVLKADKDCSFGTIDKVMKSMQAENLTSFQVVTDLDPSVNRRAVNTGS
- a CDS encoding MotA/TolQ/ExbB proton channel family protein, which encodes MKQGLFVTVVLVVALATGFIIWSQLPAYLKEGGPLVAILIALAVMLVAFILERLFTLRKARGQMSIQAFFKKVVESLSAGDFKAAMAACDKQRGSCANVLRAGVERYTQVKDDRTLNTDKRIEETQRAIEEANALEVPLLERNLIALSTIASIATMVGLLGTTIGMIRAFNATGHAAGGVIDATSLATGISEALVNTAGGLFNAIIGIVAYNFFVNKVDSFNYTIDEASYEVVQLLKAREARGAGN
- a CDS encoding NERD domain-containing protein translates to MAHLFPSRLSERFSASRSAAERMVFEKCQRELDGDLHVFHDLAWDDPSLQESKTAGQIDFVVVHPLRGIICLEVKGGRCRYHADTRTWETMDRDDRTVEIADPFDQARVAARVLVKLLQRQPALKGQFIPVASAVAFPDCVLPRDRALRADIQKWQILNQDDLFDLGTAIDRVLDGAFSRNVMRRDHGLRLVEGVKALFGTRDIEGHAPLASRIRAAEERLVRLTEQQKRILDALRLQRRLLIRGCAGSGKTILAVHKARCLAEEGKRVLLTCFNIPLGHHLRRMTSDHEGIIAGPFLELCVNWLREGGEVEAHAHDDEWWSSTLPSLVADRLNQIPFRFDAIVVDEGQDFREAHWTLIELLLSDPDGGALIVFADQGQNIYSGWDKYPMMPAPVILDRNVRNTDPVFAIVKPLCPPGVDMLSSGVEGPVPRLVRYSDNGHMLTMIEAVLSELVRESVSISDVVVLGTRGQARTALKYGSKIGPFTLVSERRDSRDLLAMTVQRFKGLERRAVIVCELDSAQKVDDLLYVAATRSSALLYILATDEAYRRLCRLPLRQSDIQA
- a CDS encoding TonB family protein, translated to MANTLIGTRPDYGAWELKRVNQRHMLLATVLAVTVYAGAFAGMLLYRYLAIGEKAATIPPDTGTITVDMFPTPTMVHRSPVLASAPQAALPTIGIPVPAPDEQVTEAVRFPTQAELTELSMGNLPAGMNDGAIVLDSVAVNLGDYIPEPGEFVAVEELPRLVHVEPAIYPEMARLTGREGSVTVLALVGIDGTVRRVRIAKSSGTSVGFDEAAVAAVSQYRFRPAIQNGRPVNVWVSQRIDFKLH
- a CDS encoding tetratricopeptide repeat protein, producing the protein MARSLCLAILVFATALTAWAVKSDLVPVRAAVEAGDYDKAMELLQPLMNSGEQSGEAYYLLGVIHYGKGQWAEAEKALAEAVTKKRYDDHEALVAYGKALIKAGKPTEVAPLLEKPVAKTKDPKKAAALKYVLGLAEMANGNYSKAQEWLLGARVDDEENLVYREALGDAYQKGQIYPLAKSEYEAVLAADSTRVDLMFRIAQTAYQQKQLSEARPLLIEVLKRDSTFEEAYFLLANIYMIAAQSKSGGDPVSQYKAALSLYRKVREVDPEVNPVLVAKNIATVYYLLNAHDSAIVELQNAINTGAKDPELYFYLGRSNMLLNNYQAAIDAFVKYRELREAEDPPYQWTKSDAELFWRTAVCMEALKDTSLALQIAENYRRAAELDPEDTRSVGGQAMALYNAGRYPEAAVEFEKLVQSSPNDPRVLFNASLPYLKMENSGRAVELLLKAAEVDTSAEASYRARAYKIAGPILIRLSRPAEAQKCYRWLVEREPDVCDHRQWYGFSLFSTRDYIAALPHLKRAYECLKSKPECDKQLNEVRWWYSYALNENGQKEEAYKLLELVVKCSPQHADAKSLMNRIDEETVE
- a CDS encoding energy transducer TonB — its product is MNNPSTGTITHTWYGAFELKRLYQRHLGLGVMWASLFCLALMGLFLFYQWMKARANDDIVAQSVVIRSLSEIAPPPSLTAAKPQLSVAEPNIAPPSIGIPTPVPDEEVVEEVRFATREELAQLSAPIVSADDGSGGSDVVVDIPLEDYFPAPDEFVAVQEMPTLIKEEKPVYPEVALLTNREATVWVKALVDKEGKVREARIAKSSGMNVGFDEAALEAAYKNIYKPAIQNGRPVAIWVTYPVEFKLK
- a CDS encoding biopolymer transporter ExbD — its product is MGAVDVAAPSGGKQKKGLRRPKRRIGIRIDMTPMVDIAFLLLIFYMVSTIFAEPQAMEINLPPKEAEETEIKTKQSELLTLRVSRIGDEDRIFWSMGTEKPDTVSLAGLPQLLQSKVREIPGLITVVKIHKDAKYNSMVGVLDRIELVEYRFREAQKLAKERGQLPPDEKEFSYKFSMAPWTRLDTKMIAEVTGQTAPEEGS